The Vicia villosa cultivar HV-30 ecotype Madison, WI linkage group LG1, Vvil1.0, whole genome shotgun sequence genome includes a region encoding these proteins:
- the LOC131644579 gene encoding peptidyl-prolyl cis-trans isomerase CYP95-like: protein MKISETDGNGDDGDDRRLSLIDISSADDSLIVNPFCTSNLKDEFDDAAAKINEWEREPRQIAVENTKCNLRQSLAWDTAFFTSPGVLEPEELSSMIVGVEKGDKRTSLLPVIQEDVKGSCESVSTFESSNGLTRKSVEDDLFRDVRASIQNFSRMADVARLKREGLPGFHPGGSSKAVGVASSKKVPSSKSPSAGMQSTRKLPKKNPISPHLSRKPVARREETCISKQQKTLGKSSPSSIVVRSSIGGLHVKSEKERENNHNCGKVNSVMNTTVVKGSHVNGLKPITLSKSSLGRPVATKAKSTICSSSTSNLSCNISKSPPNSLKRKVDAGTKKSPTSGSVVRTPSRIASKDKIGSSNSTCSVVRTPSRIASKDKTGSSNSTCSVVRTPSRIASKDKIGSSNFSLSSLVAVTKFSSSNSPASSISDRSSDSSSSTSMNKIRSNSSRTTFCSSSSKKHLPRNNAQHVSNSQKSQTGSPLEGKETRNSGSINQCVRGATAAEMVLTHSPKKPLCLRRPAPKIGFFEGVKPSVRNPHEVMQPRSTAPQNRASPSKGQSKGKLGKLQSPRSIKSNKNKVFNNKQVLHQATLNKSPDDGIKTSMSLQHVETSALVPKEVQNQKHLKTDAGNLDANNTMVEGHLIGANDLKHDFAQEKSCYDDQVDCLTRQVELMDINLKTQT, encoded by the exons ATGAAAATCTCCGAAACCGATGGTAACGGTGACGACGGCGACGATCGGCGTCTCAGTCTCATCGATATTTCTTCCGCCGACGATTCTCTCATCGTCAACCCATTCTGCACttcaaatttgaaagatgaattcgaCGACGCTGCCGCCAAAATCAACGAGTGGGAGCGGGAACCTCGTCAAATTGCGGTCGAAAATACTAAGTGTAATTTGCGGCAGAGTTTAGCTTGGGATACGGCTTTTTTCACAAGTCCTG GTGTTTTGGAGCCTGAGGAGTTGAGTAGTATGATTGTGGGTGTTGAGAAGGGTGATAAGCGTACATCATTGTTACCGGTGATTCAAGAGGATGTAAAGGGATCATGTGAGTCTGTCTCTACCTTTGAAAGTAGCAATGGCTTGACGCGGAAGAGCGTAGAGGATGATCTGTTTCGAGATGTAAGAGCTTCGATTCAGAACTTTAGCAGGATGGCCGATGTGGCAAGGTTAAAGAGAGAAGGTCTGCCCGGGTTTCATCCTGGTGGCT CTTCTAAAGCGGTTGGCGTGGCTTCTTCTAAGAAG GTCCCAAGTTCCAAGAGTCCAAGTGCAGGTATGCAAAGCACAAGGAAGTTACCAAAGAAGAATCCTATTTCTCCACACCTATCACGT aaacCTGTTGCTAGAAGGGAAGAGACATGTATTTCAAAGCAACAAAAGACACTAGGAAAGTCTAGTCCGAGTTCAATTGTGGTTAGAAGTTCCATTGGTGGTCTTCATGTCAAAAGCGAAAAGGAGAGGGAAAATAATCATAATTGTG GTAAGGTCAATTCTGTGATGAACACAACTGTCGTTAAGGGTTCTCACGTTAATGGGCTTAAACCCATCACATTGTCCAAATCCTCATTAGGCCGACCAGTTGCTACAAAAGCAAAATCGACAATTTGCTCATCTTCCACTAGCAACTTATCCTGTAATATTAGCAAATCACCACCCAATTCCTTGAAAAGAAAAGTTGATGCTGGAACCAAAAAATCACCCACTTCTGGCTCAGTTGTCAGAACACCATCAAGAATTgcttcaaaagataaaattggGTCTAGCAATTCTACTTGCTCAGTTGTCAGAACACCATCAAGAATTGCTTCTAAAGATAAAACTGGGTCTAGCAATTCTACTTGCTCAGTTGTCAGAACACCTTCAAGAATTgcttcaaaagataaaattggGTCTAGCAATTTTAGTCTTTCAAGCTTGGTGGCTGTCACAAAGTTCTCTTCTAGTAATTCACCTGCCAGCTCTATTAGCGATCGGTCTTCTGACTCATCATCGTCAACTTCTATGAATAAAATTAGGTCTAACAGTTCTAGGACTACCTTTTGCAGTAGCTCTAGCAAAAAGCATTTGCCAAGGAATAATGCTCAACATGTTTCGAATTCTCAAAAATCTCAAACTGGTTCGCCCTTAGAAGGGAAGGAGACTCGGAATTCTGGATCCATCAACCAGTGTGTAAGGGGGGCTACTGCCGCAGAAATGGTTCTTACCCACTCTCCCAAGAAACCTTTATGTCTTCGACGGCCAGCACCCAAGATTGGCTTCTTTGAAGGG GTGAAACCCTCAGTCCGCAATCCACATGAAGTGATGCAACCACGCTCTACTGCGCCACAAAATAGGGCCAGTCCTTCTAAAGGCCAAAGCAAAGGAAAGCTTGGAAAGCTGCAATCACCAAgatcaatcaaatcaaataaaaacaaagtgTTCAATAACAAGCAAGTGTTGCATCAAGCTACTCTTAATAAATCACCAGATGATGGAATTAAAACTTCTATGTCTTTGCAGCATGTAGAAACCTCTGCTCTTGTGCCCAAGGAAGTTCAAAACCAAAAGCATCTTAAAACTGATGCGGGTAATTTGGATGCCAATAATACGATGGTCGAAGGGCACCTGATAGGTGCAAATGATCTAAAACATGACTTCGCACAGGAAAAGTCTTGTTATGATGATCAAGTTGATTGTTTGACCAGACAAGTTGAGCTTATGGATATAAATTTGAAGACACAAACATAG
- the LOC131644580 gene encoding small ribosomal subunit protein uS12: MGKTHGMGAARKLKSHRRRQRWADKSYKKSHLGNEWKKPFAGSSHAKGIVLEKIGIEAKQPNSAIRKCARVQLIKNGKKIAAFVPNDGCLNYIEENDEVLIAGFGRKGHAVGDIPGVRFKVVKVSGVSLLALFKEKKEKPRS; the protein is encoded by the exons ATGGG TAAGACACATGGAATGGGAGCGGCTCGCAAGCTGAAGTCTCACCGGAGGAGGCAAAGGTGGGCTGACAAGTCATACAAGAAGTCTCATCTTGGTAATGAATGGAAGAAGCCTTTCGCTGGATCTTCCCACGCCAAGGGAATTGTCCTTGAAAAGAT TGGTATTGAGGCTAAGCAGCCTAACTCTGCCATTCGTAAGTGTGCCAGGGTTCAACTCATCAAGAATGGGAAGAAGATTGCTGCTTTTGTCCCTAATGATGGTTGCTTGAACTACATCGAAGAAAAT GATGAAGTTTTGATTGCTGGATTTGGAAGAAAAGGTCATGCTGTGGGAGATATTCCCGGAGTTAGGTTCAAGGTTGTGAAGGTTTCTGGTGTATCCCTTCTCGCCCTCTtcaaggagaagaaggagaagccAAGATCTTAA